A stretch of DNA from Sphingomonas sp. SORGH_AS_0879:
GGAAAGAAGGTCGTCATCACGTGACATTAGCAATTGCGGCAGCGCTGGCTTCCGGACACTGTATGAAAAAACGACCAGCCTGTCCCACTTATTTTATCAGGACACTTTAGCGATGAAAGCTGACCCGTCAGGGGCCGAGGGCAACAAGGTACAGCGCATCGTCCAGGCGGTCAGAGACGCAATGGCTGATGGCGGCCTCACACCTGGCCAGCGCTTGCCCTCGATACGGGGCATGGCCGCCGAGCATGGTGTCAGCCGCGACACCGTACAGCGCGCGTATGACAAGCTGGTGGCCGGTGGAAACATCCATCCGCGGCGCGGGGCTGGCTTTTACGTCGCCGTCACGACGACGCCACCCACTCGCAACAAAACGCTGCGGACTGTCGACCTCGACGCCTTCCAGCTGATCCATTCTGATCTGCCGCCCGATCATGTCCCGGGAAGCGGATTGCTGCATCACGATGATGCCTCGGTCGACGAGCTTGCCCGTGTGCTCAAGGGGGCAGCGACCTTAGGCAAGCGGCTGGGCCGATATGGCGACCCGGCGGGCTATCCGCCGCTCCGCGAGGAGTTGCAGAATAAGCTGCGGATGGAGGGCGTCGATGCTCCGATCGATTCGATCATGACGGTTCCGGGCTGCATCGCCGGCTTGACCTTGTTCATCCGCTCGTTCGTGCGGTACCGGACGCCGGTCCTCATCGAGGATCCGTCGTCCTTCGCGCATGAGGCGGCATTGCTGGCGCAAGGGGCGGAAATCTACCGTATCCCGCGTGAGGCGGACGGTCCGAACCTGGAAGTGCTGCGCCTGATGTGCGAGCGCCACCGCCCTAAAATGTTTCTGCTGTCATCGCTGCTTCAGAATCCGACGGGCACCAGCATCTCGTTGCACAAGGCACGAAAGCTGCTCGAGATTGCGGCTGAGTTCGATATGGCGCTGGTCGACGACGCCAGTTACGCCGATTTGGCGCCAGCGACCGATGGTCGCCCTGCGGTGCCCCTGATCCTGCTGGATCAGTTGGAGCATGTGATCCACATCGGCGGCTGCTCCCAAATCCTCGCGCCGGAGATAGGCGTTGGCTATATCGTTGCGGGTGAACGCTTCATGCCGTTGTTGCGCGTCTTCCGGCCCGTCCAAGGCCTTGGAAACATGCTGATCCCCGAGCGTGTTCTCTATCGTTTCCTTCACGACGGACTTTATCGCCGACGTTGCGAACGGATACGATCCCAGCTGTTGCGCCGTGGCGTCACGCTGCGCCATTTGCTGGCATCAACGCCGGTCAAGCCAGCACAGCCGACGGCGACCGGCGGCACTTTCCTGTGGGCTAATCTCGGCGAAGGCAATGATTCACGCCATGTCGCCAAACAGATGCTGGCCAAGGGCTATCTAACTGCGCCAGGGTCTCATTTCCTGATGCCAAAGATGGGCCGACCGTTCATGCGTTTCAACGTTACGACCACCACGCCCGCCGCGATCGACGCACTAGTCGCCTGCCTAACGAACCTATAGCAGTGTTTCTGCGATAACAGCTCAGCTTCATCGTTTGATGGTCGCGATCAAAGCGTAGGGCTTAATTTATAAATTACAGGTCAATCAATATAAAAATGCTTAAATGACGGACCAAGCGCTCGCTACCGATAATACCAATTTGACTGCGCCATTTATGACAGTCCATGGCGCCTGAAAGAACGTCTGAAATTGAGGACGAATAACGGTGTAAAAAGGATTTCTTTGCGGGTCATCCCGCCAACCGTGATTAAGCTGAAGTTCACTGGAAGCAAATTATCAATCGCTAGGCGCACGAATATTTCCGCCGAGGCATCCGCAAAGGTTGGATTGCTCAACATGCGAATGTCGGCTCTTGTCAAAAGCTGACATTTTGTGATTCTTTGAGGAACGACCGCTATGTCCCAGCGGCGGCCGTCTTCACTCCATTGCGGAGCAGATGAACGAACAAAGGCTGGCGGCGTGGTTCCTGCGACTGATGAGCCGGCTGGATGTCAGGGCACAACGCGACCAACGCCGCTTGCAAAACGAAATCAGCGTGCCGTATGTTGTCTCTACGATAGAGGTACACAGGTGGTACAAAGTCGCAAATCTCGGCACGGCTAAGCGTATAATAGATAAACCTAATTTTTCTTTATGACGCCTCCCGTAGGGGTCACCATCCTCGCATCGAGGCGCGGAAATCCAGGATTTACGCCAGCTTCACCGTCCGCAGGTATAGCGAACGGGTATAGAAGCGCATGGTGCAGATGATCACACCCTGGAAACATCCCCAGACCGGCATCTACTATCTCTACAAGGAACTGCCGCCGCATCTGCGGGGCGAGATGGGCCGGCGTCAGGTCCGGCGCTCGCTCAAGACGCGCGATCCGGCCGAGGCCAAGCGGCTCTTCGTCCTGGCCCATGCCGAGCTCGAACAGGAGATGGCCGCCGCCGAAGCGCGGATCGCCGCGCAGAAGGTCGCCGACGAAATCTCGCCCGAGCGGGCCAAGATCATCGTCGACGACTTCATCCGCGACCGGCATTCGTCGGGTCGATGGTCACGCTGGCCCACGCTGGGCCTCGTCTGGTGGCTGGAGGACACCGCGCGCCGTGTCTTCAACACCGACTTTCCCCTCGCCGGGCTACCGATGGACGACAGTCCGGAAGCACTGGCTGCGAAGCGTGGCGAGCCTGTGCCCGGCGACTGCTGGCTCGACGTGGTCCGTATGTACCCGCCGGCGGAATGGCTGAAAGCCAGCGGCATGGTTCTGGCCGACGTGTTCGAGGACCAGGACCCGCCGATTAAGCGGATCCCGGCCAACGAACTCCTTATCATGCAGGCGTGGAACGCCCGCGTCCTGGAGGATAATGACCGCCTTCGCGCCGACGTCGCTGCACCCCGCCGCATCGCCGTCAAGCCGCGATTGCGACCGGACCTCCGCTTCCGCGAGTTGCTGCAGCTGTGGAACAAGGAGAACGCGCCGAGGCCGCAGTCCTATGTCGAGGTGGAGCGCGCGACCGAGGATCTGATCGACTATCTCGGTGACATCCCGGTCGAATCCTTCACCTCCGATATGCTGATGGACTATCGCGACGAGGCAAAGAATCTGCCCGCGACCATGCCGCGCGCGGACCGCGCCCTGCCCTTCAACGAGCGCCTGGCGCGCCATGCGCATAGCGGCACGCCGCGCGTCAGTCCGCCGACGCTGAAGAAACGGATCGGATCGATCCAGGCGCTGCTCAGCTTCGCGCATCAGCAGCGCTGGATTTCCCAGAACGTCGGTACCGGGGTCAAGATCACCGGCTTCAGCCGTGTGGCGCGCGGTCGGCGCAGCTTCATGCCCGGCGAACTGGCGCAGCTGTTCGCCTCCGATCTGTTCCTGCGGCCGGAGCGCCTGCTCGACCGCCGCACCGACGTCAGCGACGTGACGCTCTACTGGCTGTTCCTGCTCGGCCTCACCTCCGGTGCCCGGCTCGAGGAAGTCGGACAGGCGCGCGTCCAGGACGTGAAGGCCGATGGCGGGATCCTCTACATCGACATCGACGACCTGATGGATGCCGAGGCCGATCCGAACCTGCCCGAGAAAAGCGTGAAGACCTCGGGCTCGCGGCGGATCATCCCGATCCACGAGCATGTCCTGACTGTTTCCGGATCTTCGCCCCAGCACCTTCGGCAAGCTGACCAAGGAGGCCAGCCGCCGGCTCAACCGCTACATCAATGCCGTCGTCAGTACGGATGCGCGGCTGGTCTTCCACTCGCTGCGCCACCGCTTCAAGGACGAGGGGCGCGGCGCCGATGTGCAGGAGCGCGTGCTCGATCAGCTGTGCGGCCATGTCCCCGCGACGGTTGGCGGTCGCTACGGTGAAGGCGCCGACCTTCAGGCGCTGAAACGCAGCCTCGATCGACTTCGGTTCGACTCCGTCGATTGGACCCGACTACGTACGGCAACTGGCACGATCTCCTGGGCTGATGTCGTCCCCGAGATCGTCCTCCGGGTGAAGGCGAACGCGAGGAAGGGCAAATGAGCGACGATCATCGTAATCGCCTGAGCGTCTATATCGCCTTCGCTGAACCCGGCGGCGAGGTGATTGAGGTCGCCAGCAGCCTGTTGGGCGCCGGCACGGCCGTGGTCCTCCATGCCGTGACCGAGTGTGGCGTAACGATGCTGACGCTGGGGGACGGTCGCCCCTTCGAGATCGACCTTATCACCGACCCGATACCGATCGATGACGGCATCTCGATTTATCCGGATGGCAGCGACGATGCGATCGCCCGAATTGAACGGCGGTTCCTGGCACTACTTTGGCAGAGTAGGTTTGTCGGCGGTTATCAGCTGCTTATTACAGTGCGGGCAGTGCATTGACGGTGGTCGTGCCAGCCAGTCGAGGATCGCCTGCCGGATGGCAGGCAGGGTTGGTTGCGGGGGCGGTCCTCCGACTCTTTTTTTTCCGTCCCGCAGCTTTGAGGCGGCGGGATTGCAGGAAGGCGTAGGCGAGCATCGTCATCAAGGCATGTCGATGCAACCCCGGCCATGATCGCCCTTCGAAATGGTCGAGCCCCAGTTCCTCCTTGAGCTGCTGGTGGGCCTGTTCGCAGACCCACCGCGCCTTGATGGCAGCGGCAAGCTGCCGCAGCGGCGTATCGGGCGGGAGATTGGATACGTAGTATTTGCGCTCGCCGCTCGACCGTCGTTCGCCAACCAGCCAGACTTCCTCACCGGGCATGGCCTGGACACGGTTGTCAGCCATGCGGTGCCGATGGCCCTCGGCGATCCGGACGCGTCGGGCAGCGAACAGGCAGGTGAGCCGCCCCTTCGTGCCGCGGCGCCAGGCGACCTTGCGCCACGGCTCGTCGGCAAGCATGTCGGCCACCGATACCGGCGCCCGGTCAGGAATATGATATTTGCGCGGACGTCCGCCTTGAGCCTGCGGAAAGGTCAGTTCAACATCGGGTGCATAGACGGTCTGCCGGGATGACAGGCCCACCGCCCATGACAATCCCCGCTCGCTCAGCGCCTGGCGGAACGCCGTTCCCGAGCCGTATCCCGCATCGGCCAGCACGCATCCGAACCGAACGCCCGCGGCCATCACCCGGTCGATCTCGGCGATGGCGATCTCGGGCTTGCTCATCGCGGCCTGTCGTCCGGCCGGCACCCGTGCACGCTTCATACGTGCCGGATCGCTCGTCCAGTTCTCCGGCAGGAACAGGCGCAGCCCCACCATCACCGGCACCTCGCGCGATGCCAGCGTCACTGACACCAGCGACTGGCAGTTCGCGGTCTTGCCCTGCGACGACGCATATTGCGGCGCCACGCCGACCGAGGCGCGTCCCTTCTTCGGCAGCGCGGTGTCATCGATGACGAGAAAGCCCTTCGCATCGCCGACCAGCAGGTCCGCCTCCGCCAGCAGCCGGCGCTCGAGCGGCGCTGCGTCCCATGTCCCGCTGGCGATGAAATGGTGCAGCTGGTCGTAGCCGGCATCCTCCGTTCGCGCCGCCAGCGGCTGGATGCTCTTGCGGTCGCCCGGGCCGATCAGGCCGGCGATGTAGGTCGGACACATCCGCCGCTGCGCCGGGTGCGTCAGCTCGGCGAGAAACGGCGCCAGCCACGTCTCCAGATCTTGCCGCCAGCTATCCCTCGCAACCATCACGCATCGTCCCGGTCAGCATCTTCATGCCACCGGAATCAACGACGATTCCACCAGTTCCCCTACTCTGCCAAAGTAGTGCTGGCTCCTTGACTCAAAGGTGTGGCGGCCACAACATCAGTGACACAGTCGCCATACCGCATCTTTGCTGGTCTCAAGCGTCTTTTGCGTTCCCTTGCCAATCTGCGGCAGGCAGTAGAGGAAGCGGCATTTGGTCACGTCCGGAAAGAAGCCGAGTTAAGCGCTAGTAGTGATGTGGCATGGTAAGTAGAGGGTCACTTGCCCTGAACCGCGCGAGATTTGTCGGAAACCCCAACCCCTGAGAGGATTCCTCTGCGAAACGGCTCATTTGTGACAGAGGATCTGGGCGAGGCTTTCGCTGCAGGGATCCGGTACGGGCCTTGGTCAGCTTTGGCTGGCCGGTTTGGAGGGGCAGGATCGCCCCGGCTCAGCCAGCGGCAAGGATGGCGGCGCGTCTGAGATTGTAGATGGTGGCAAAGGCGAGGAAGTCTGCGGCGTTCCGCTCGATCGACAGGCATCTGGTGCGCGCCTTGCCGTAGAGGCGCTTCATGGCGCTGAAGACCGCCTCGACAGGGGCGCGCCGTCTGGCGATGAGGTGGTTGCGCCGGGCCTGCCAGCGCGGCAGCTTTGGCATGTAGCGGTGCCGGCGATGCATGATGCGATCCTTGATCCCGGCCGCCTTCAGGGCCTTGCGACGCGCCTGGCCCTCATAGGCCCGGTCGGCATAGACCGCGCCTTCGTCGCCGCAGACCAGCGCGTCGGCCCGTTCGACATCCTGGACCCTGGCCGAGGTGAAGGCCAGCTTGCGGATCAGGCCCGAGCCCTCGTCCATGCCGATAGGGAAGCGGTAGCCGAACACCGGCTTGCCGTCCTTGCGCGTCCAGTCGGCACCCGGCTCCTGGGGGTGCGGATCACCCGGCGCGATCCCGTCCCCGCGCGGGGGCTTGCGGGTCGCCTTGACCACCGAGGCATCAAGGATCGTCCCCCGCCGCAGCACCAGCCCCTGCGCATCCAGCTGCCGGTTGATCTCGGCAAAGCAGCGCTCCAGCACGTCCCCCGCCGCCGCCGCCGCGCGAAACCGGCACAGAGTCGTCTCGTCCGGCGTGCCGCCATCCAGCGCAAAGCCGCAGAACCGCCGGAACGACAGCCGGTCGAGCAGCGCCTCCTCCAGCCCGGGGTCCGACGGATCATACAACGCCTGCAGATACAGCGCCTTGACCATCGCCAGCGGCGCATAGGGCGGTCGACCCGTCCGACCCGGCCGCAGCGGCGACACCAGCGGCTCCAGCCGGCTCCAGTCGATCAGCCGCTCGATCCCCGACAGCTTCGCATTCGATCCCAAGCGCGGATCCATCAACGCTTCCACCAGCGATCGCTGCTCGACCATCACCATGCCCTCCTGCCCGCACAGTGAATCACTCAACCATCCTCATTGCCAGACGTTTCGCAGAGGAATCCTGAGAGAAAGGGCAATTTTTGTTGGGGTATATCACACCGCCGTATATCCGCCATCCGCGACGAACTCGGCTCCCGTGACGAATGCGCTAAGGTCGCTGGCAAGATATGCGACCAATGGCGCGATGTCTGTCGCTTGGCCTAGCCGCCCCAGCGGGATCAGACGAGTCCACGATGCCAGGGCCTCTTCCGGGCTAAGCGGGCGTCCCTCTGCATCAGTCGGCGGGTCCCAGCGCGCCCCCAAATTGGTCGCGACGGGTCCCGGCAGTACGCAGTTCACCCGTACACCTGAGGCCGCAAGTTCGGCGGCCACCGCCTTGCTGAGCGCCCGCACCGCGCCCTTTGTCGCGGAGTAGGCGGCATAACGCTCGCCGCCGACTTTGCCGTAGACCGAGGCGATGTTGATGATCGAACCGCCGCCAGCCTTCATCAGCGGTATCGCGGCGTGCATACCGATATAGACGCTATCGACATTGACCCGCTGTTGCCGATGAAGCCAGGCTACAGGCGCATCGACAAAGTTGCGGGACAGCATGATACCCGCGCAGTTCACCAGCACGTCGAGCCGCCCGTGTCGCGATCGGATATCATCCATGACGCGTTGCCAGTCCGTTTCGTCACCGACGTCATGTCGATGCAACGCAGCGTCCGGCCCGAAATCCGCCGCAGCGCCCTTCAAGCCGTCCTCATTGAGGTCACTGGCCTCCACGATCGCCCCCAAGGTCGCGAAAGTTCGGGCGATTTCATGGCCGATGCCGGATGCGGCCCCGGTCACCAGTGCAATCTTGCCATCAAGTCGGATCATATCTGATCTCCCACATTCGCTCGGTCGAAACATTGTCGGGTCGAGGGCTCGCCCAGCCACGGCAGTGCGTTGGCGCAATAGGCCTCCTGGGTCGGGACCCATTGATCGGGCTCGTCAAGCGTCCCGGCCTTGACGATCGTGACGCCGGGAAAGGCGTCGGCCACCGACACGATCGGCGACCCACAGCGCCCGCAGAAATGTCGGTTCACCGAAAGGCCTGTATCGCCAATGTCGCGAAAGACCTTTGTCTCGCCCTGCTGATTATAATCATCGTTGGATACGATCCCGACAACTGAGAAGGCGCTGCCCGACTGACGCTGGCAGTGACGGCAGTGGCAGATCGCGACCATCAGCGGTTCCGTCGAAATCCTATAGCGAACTGCACCGCACAAGCATCCACCTCCGCGTTCCAGCGGCTCATCGGTTTTCGTCATGACGCGGCATCTCCTGTGCGAGAAGGACAAGGAATAGTTCGCCACCCGGCAAGAATCGCCGCGACATCCTTCGCCGCACCGATCCCCCCGGGCGTCCGATCGAGCCGCGGGGCGGGCGCGGGTTGCAGCATACCGTCCTCGACGGCGTAGAGGTCGCGATGCCGGTTATGCGGATGGTTCTGCGCTTCAGCCAGCGTCAGTACGGGAACGACACAGGCATCGCTGCCCTCGAACAGCGCCGCCCAATGCGCTGCGGGACGGCTGGCGAATGTCGCTTCCAGCCACGCCGTCGTCTGCGCCCAGGCCAAACGCTCCTGCGACACGAAGGCTGGCGCATCGAGGCGGTTGCAGACGATCCGCCAGAATTGCGGTTCGATCGCGCCGATCGCAATTTCGCGGCCATCCGCACAAAGATAGCATCGATAATAGGGGGCGACGCCGCCTAGGACATTCTCTTTCCTGTCCAACGAAAGCAGGCTGGCGGGTTGTGCGCCACTGAACATCGAGAGCATCGACGCAACCCCATCGAGGATGGCCGCATCCACGACCTGCCCTTGCCCCGATCGCTCGCGTTCCAGCAACGCCAGCATGATGCCGAATAGCAGGAACATCGACCCGCCGCCGAAATCGCCGACCAGATTGAGGGGCGGCACCGCCGGTTCTCCCGGGCGTCCGATAGCGGCCAGCGCACCGGTCAACGCCAGATAGGTGATGTCATGCCCTGCCGTCCGGGCCAGCGGGCCGTCCTGCCCCCAGCCCGTCATCCGACCATATACCAGCCGCGGATTACGCTCCATCAACGCCGAAGGCCCGAGGTTCAGACGCTCCATTACGCCGGGGCGAAATCCTTCGATCACGACGTCGGCCAGATCGACGATCGCCGACGCCTCGGCCTGTCCTTCCGACGTCGTGAGATCGAACGTGATGGTCGCCCGGCCACGATCCATGACGGGGTTGGGCCACCCATTCCCGCCGGGCCGGTCGATCCGCAGGACATCCGCGCCGTGATCGGCCAACAGCATGGCGCAATGCGGACCGGGGCCGATGCCGACGAACTCGACGACCCGCAGTCCAGCCAGCGCCCCGCCGGCCGCGTCAGATGAGATCGCGCCCACCATTAATCCTCGGGCGCAATACGTATCCGGCAACTCGTGCCCATATCGCGGATCGCGAGTTGGCAAGCGAGACGGGATCGGTCGGTACGATAGGCGCTGCTGTCGAGCAGATCGTCCTCGTCGGGACCGGGCGGCGGCAGGTCTTCGCCCCCCGCCTCGATATAGACGTGGCAGGTCGCGCAGGAACAGCATCCGCCGCACATCGCCAGCAGTTCATCGACACCCGCATCGCGGATCGCTTCCATGACACTGACATCGGCAGCGCCCTCGACCTCGATACGGTCGCCGTCGCGGGTAATGACCTCGATCGTTGCCATTACGCCGTTCCCTGCGAGATGAAGCCCGACAGGCGCGCCGCGATCAGATTTTGCGCATCGCCGACGATCCTCTCGATCAGTTGGCGACAGGTCGGCACGTCATGGATCAGCCCCTGCACCTGCCCGGCCCAGACCAGCCCCGCGTCCAGATCGCCGGTTTCCAGGGCGGCCCGTCCCTTGGCGCCGGACACCAGCGGCCGGATATCCTCGAATACGGCGTCGGGCCGCGCGGAGATTTCCACGACCTGATCCGACACGCTGGTCTTGGCCACCCGTCCGGTATTGTGGAAGCGGCGGAAAATCAGGTTGGTCGCGCGTTCGTCGTTGGCGACGATCAGCTGCTTGACCGCGTCATGGATCGGGGCCTCGACCGTCGCGCAGAAGCGGGTGCCCATGTTGATACCCTCCGCGCCCAGCGCCAGCGCGGCCACCAAGCCCCGGCCATCCGCGAAACCGCCGCTCGCCAGCATCGGGATTTTCACCTGGTCGGCGGCGGCGGGGATCAGGACCAGGCCCGGAATATCGTCCTCGCCCGGATGCCCCGCACATTCGAACCCGTCGATCGAGATGATGTCGACGCCCATCCGCTCGGCCGACAGCGCGTGGCGGACCGCAGTGCATTTGTGGATGACGGTAATGCCGTGCGCCTTGAAGTCCTCGACATGCTCCTGGGGCCTGTGGCCCGCCGTCTCGACAATCCGCACGCCGCTGTCGATGATCGCGCGGCGGTACTCGGCATAGGGCGGCGGCGTGACCGAGGGCAGGATGGTCAGGTTCACCCCGAACGGCTTGTCGGTCAGGGTCCGGCACCGTTCGATCTCGCGGCGCAGGTCGTCGGGCGTCGGCTGGGTCAGTGCGGTCAGCATCCCCAGTCCGCCAGCATTGGACACCGCTGAGGCCAGCTCGGCGCGGCCGACCCACATCATGCCGCCCTGGACGATGGGATGCGCGATGCCCAGCATGTGGGTGACACGCGTCGCGAGCGCCATCACAGCGCCTCCACGATGGTGACGTTGGCGATGCCGCCGCCCTCGCACATGGTCTGAAGGCCATAACGCTTGCCGCGTGCGCGCAGGGCGTGGATCAGCGTCGCCATCAGCTTGGTGCCGCTCGCGCCCAAAGGATGGCCGAGGGCGATGGCGCCACCATGGACGTTCAGCTTCGCCGGATCGCCGCCGACATGGTGGAGCCAGGCGAGCGGCACGGGGGCGAACGCCTCGTTCACCTCGTACAGGTCGATCTCGTCGATCGACAGCCCGCTCTTCTTCAGCGCCTTGTCGGTCGCGAACAGCGGCTCCTCCAGCATGATGACCGGGTCGCCCGCGGTCACCGTCATGTCGACGATCCGCGCGATCGGGGTGAGGTTGTGCGCCTTCAAAGCCCGCTCACTCACGACCAGCACGCCGCTCGCCCCGTCGCAAATCTGACTGGCGTTGGCCGCCGAGATCATGCCGCCTTCCTGGAGCAGCTTCACCGCACCGATGCTCTCCAGTGTCGCGTCATAGCGGATGCCCTCGTCACGGACATGCGGTTCGCCATCGACCAGCACCGGGACGATCTCGTCGGCAAAGCCCCCTGCCTCGGTAGCGGCGGCGGCGCGGCGGTGGCTCTCCAGCGCGAAACGATCGAGCACCTCGCGGTCGAAGCCATATTTGCGCGCGATCATCTCGGCGCCGGCGAACTGACTGAATTCCTTGACGCCGAAGCGTTCGGCGATGCTGGGGCTGACCGGACCGATGCCGATGCCTTCGCGCTGGTGGAAGCTGAGGTTGGAGAACATCGGCACCCGGCTCATGCTCTCGGTGCCCGCTGCGATCACCACGTCCTGCGTGCCCGACATGACCGCCTGCGCGGCGAATTGCACCGCCTGCTGCGACGATCCGCATTGCCGGTCGATGGTGACGGCGGGCACGCTGTCGGGCAGTTTCGACGCGAGCACGGCGTTGCGGGCAAAGGCGAAGGCCTGCTCGCCCGCCTGGGTGACGCAGCCCAGGATGACGTCGTCGATCGCCGCCGGGTCCAGGTCGTTGCGGTCGACCAGCGCGTTCAGGACATAAGCGGCGAGGTCCGCCGGATGGACGCCGGACAGACGCCCGTTGCGGCGGCCCCCGGCGGTGCGAACGGCGTCTACGATATAGGCATCGGCCATGTCAGGCTCCTTTAAAGTCGGGTTTGCGGCGTTCGACAAAGGCGGCGATCCCCTCGCGCGCCTCGGGCTGGGTTCCGGCATGAGCGATGGTCCGCGCCTCGCGGTCCAGATGATCGGGGAGACTCGCGGTCGCGCTGTCGATCATCAGGCGACGGGCGGCACCTAGGACAGCGGTCGGCGCGGCGATCAGACGCGCGGCCAGCGCTTCGGCCTCGCTTAGTAGATCGTCGTCCTCGACCATGCGCGTGACCATGCCGATCCGCTCGGCCTGCTCGGCGCTGATCCGCTCGTTGCTCAGGATGATCGCCTGCGCCCGGCG
This window harbors:
- a CDS encoding acetyl-CoA C-acetyltransferase, coding for MADAYIVDAVRTAGGRRNGRLSGVHPADLAAYVLNALVDRNDLDPAAIDDVILGCVTQAGEQAFAFARNAVLASKLPDSVPAVTIDRQCGSSQQAVQFAAQAVMSGTQDVVIAAGTESMSRVPMFSNLSFHQREGIGIGPVSPSIAERFGVKEFSQFAGAEMIARKYGFDREVLDRFALESHRRAAAATEAGGFADEIVPVLVDGEPHVRDEGIRYDATLESIGAVKLLQEGGMISAANASQICDGASGVLVVSERALKAHNLTPIARIVDMTVTAGDPVIMLEEPLFATDKALKKSGLSIDEIDLYEVNEAFAPVPLAWLHHVGGDPAKLNVHGGAIALGHPLGASGTKLMATLIHALRARGKRYGLQTMCEGGGIANVTIVEAL